A part of Flavobacteriaceae bacterium GSB9 genomic DNA contains:
- a CDS encoding VWA domain-containing protein: protein MKQTYTLKKGFVFKSYQAPNQSPFDKLFEIFKELITHTSGDFDEAIDWLRELDKEYSLTTPEYTIDDFIEDLKKKGYLREEIDLDGNGGLAITAKTERAIRQQALDQIFGKIKRSGQGNHRSKNLGVGDERTGDFRNYQFGDALDRVSMTESLKNAQINHGISDFTLSENDLVVEETLHKSQMSTVLMIDISHSMILYGEDRITPAKKVAMALAELITTRYPKDTLDILVFGNDAWQIEIKDLPYLKVGPYHTNTVAGLELAMDLLRRKRNTNKQIFMITDGKPSCLCLPNGEYYKDSFGLNPKITGKCYMMAQQARKLHIPITTFMIAKDPYLMQFVREFSYANQGKAFYTGLKGLGEMIFEDYESNRKKRIRG, encoded by the coding sequence ATGAAACAAACATACACACTCAAAAAAGGATTTGTTTTTAAAAGCTATCAAGCACCAAATCAATCGCCTTTCGATAAACTTTTCGAAATATTCAAGGAGTTGATAACCCACACTTCGGGTGATTTTGATGAGGCTATCGACTGGCTTCGCGAGTTGGATAAAGAATATAGCTTAACTACGCCGGAATACACTATTGACGATTTTATTGAAGACCTCAAAAAGAAAGGTTACCTGCGAGAAGAAATAGACCTCGATGGCAATGGCGGTTTGGCAATTACCGCTAAAACTGAACGAGCCATTCGCCAACAGGCACTCGACCAAATATTTGGTAAAATAAAACGCAGTGGTCAAGGTAATCACAGAAGCAAAAACCTGGGCGTAGGCGATGAACGTACGGGAGATTTTAGGAATTATCAATTTGGGGATGCCTTGGATAGGGTTTCTATGACCGAAAGTTTAAAAAACGCACAAATAAATCATGGTATTTCCGATTTTACACTATCCGAAAATGATTTAGTCGTAGAGGAAACCCTCCATAAATCTCAAATGAGTACCGTTTTAATGATTGATATCAGCCATAGCATGATACTTTATGGCGAAGATAGAATTACACCCGCCAAAAAAGTAGCTATGGCGTTAGCAGAACTTATCACAACACGTTACCCAAAAGATACCCTAGACATATTGGTGTTTGGTAATGATGCTTGGCAAATAGAAATAAAAGATTTACCCTATTTAAAAGTGGGGCCTTATCACACTAATACGGTTGCTGGTTTAGAATTGGCAATGGATTTACTTCGGCGAAAGCGAAACACCAATAAGCAAATTTTTATGATTACCGATGGTAAGCCCAGTTGCTTGTGTTTGCCAAATGGAGAATATTATAAGGATAGTTTTGGTCTAAATCCAAAAATTACCGGTAAATGTTATATGATGGCGCAGCAGGCCAGAAAGTTACACATTCCAATCACAACATTCATGATAGCCAAAGACCCTTACCTTATGCAATTTGTACGGGAGTTTTCATATGCCAATCAAGGCAAAGCATTTTACACAGGATTAAAGGGCTTAGGAGAAATGATTTTTGAAGATTACGAATCCAATAGAAAAAAGCGTATTAGAGGGTAA
- a CDS encoding magnesium chelatase, with translation MKIETIKTFGDLKKSGYQSKSIKDELRDNLIQKIKNKETTFKGVHGYENTVIPELERAILSRHNINLLGLRGQAKTRLARLMLNLLDEYIPYVQGSEINDDPFSPISRYAKNLLKEKEDNTPIAWLHRSERFAEKLATPDVTVADIIGDVDPIKAANLKLSYADDRVIHYGMIPRANRCIFVINELPDLQARIQVALFNILQEGDIQIRGFKLRLPLDIQFLFTANPEDYTNRGSIVTPLKDRIGSQILTHYPVNIETAKLITQQEAKLVESQKTGVKVPDLARDLLEQIVFEARKSEYIDVKSGVSARLSITALENLLSTAERRALLSGDSETTVRLSDFIGIIPSITGKVELVYEGEQEGAVVVAQNLIGEAVKSLFPSMFPKIEKLQKQNEESPYDEVVSWFFNHQEGFELLDDLSDKEYKSLLTSITPLTVLLNEFQPNVSEHDNCFVREFVLWGLVEFKLLSKHRFSEGTQFKDPYGSFISGI, from the coding sequence ATGAAAATAGAAACAATAAAAACCTTTGGTGATTTAAAAAAGTCAGGTTACCAAAGTAAATCGATAAAGGATGAATTGCGAGACAATTTAATCCAAAAAATTAAAAACAAAGAAACCACATTCAAAGGCGTACATGGTTACGAAAACACTGTAATTCCAGAGTTGGAACGTGCTATACTATCGCGCCATAACATCAATCTTTTAGGGCTACGCGGACAGGCAAAAACAAGGTTAGCACGTTTAATGCTGAATTTGTTAGATGAGTATATCCCATATGTACAAGGTTCGGAAATTAATGATGACCCCTTTTCGCCAATTTCCCGTTATGCAAAAAACTTACTAAAAGAAAAGGAAGACAACACGCCAATTGCATGGTTGCATAGAAGTGAACGATTTGCCGAAAAACTGGCCACTCCAGATGTTACCGTTGCTGATATTATAGGTGATGTCGATCCTATAAAAGCGGCCAATTTAAAATTAAGTTATGCCGATGATAGGGTGATTCACTACGGGATGATACCCAGAGCTAACCGCTGTATTTTTGTTATTAATGAATTGCCTGATCTACAAGCTCGTATACAAGTCGCACTATTTAATATTTTACAGGAGGGTGATATCCAAATTCGAGGATTTAAATTGCGTTTGCCTCTCGACATCCAATTTTTGTTTACAGCAAATCCAGAAGACTACACTAATAGAGGTAGTATTGTGACGCCTTTAAAAGATAGAATTGGCTCGCAAATTTTAACGCACTATCCTGTAAATATTGAAACAGCCAAGCTGATTACCCAACAGGAAGCTAAATTGGTTGAAAGCCAAAAGACAGGAGTGAAGGTTCCTGATTTGGCCAGAGACCTATTAGAACAAATTGTTTTTGAAGCCAGAAAGAGTGAGTACATCGATGTAAAAAGTGGTGTGAGCGCCCGTTTAAGTATTACAGCATTGGAAAACCTGTTGAGTACTGCCGAGCGACGTGCACTCCTGAGTGGAGATTCAGAAACAACGGTAAGGCTTTCAGATTTTATAGGTATTATTCCTTCCATTACCGGCAAGGTTGAGTTGGTTTACGAAGGTGAGCAAGAGGGTGCGGTAGTCGTAGCGCAAAACTTAATTGGAGAAGCTGTTAAAAGTTTGTTCCCTAGTATGTTTCCTAAAATTGAAAAACTCCAAAAGCAAAATGAAGAAAGCCCTTATGATGAGGTTGTTTCGTGGTTTTTCAACCATCAAGAAGGTTTTGAACTTCTAGACGATTTAAGCGATAAGGAGTACAAAAGCCTTTTAACATCCATTACGCCTTTAACCGTTTTGTTAAATGAGTTTCAGCCCAATGTTTCAGAACATGATAATTGCTTTGTTAGGGAATTTGTGCTTTGGGGGCTAGTTGAATTTAAACTCTTAAGTAAACACAGATTTTCTGAAGGAACCCAATTTAAAGATCCTTACGGAAGTTTTATTAGCGGCATTTAG
- a CDS encoding Crp/Fnr family transcriptional regulator — protein sequence MGKCEHCIIKQFNALKSLTKAELVRISACKTTKTIKKGEVIFEEGEVLNGVYCIKDGICKLSKLSENGKDQIVKMVVKGELLGQRSLISGESSNLQAVALNDMEVCFIPKSEIIADLQKNPKFSFDVLQEMARDLKQSDDFIVNMAQKSVRQRLAETLIYIHDSFGVNPDNTLSILLSREDYANIVGTATESAIRVLSQFKKEGLVSTTGKHIKIKNLEGLKQAK from the coding sequence ATGGGAAAATGCGAACATTGTATCATTAAACAGTTTAACGCTTTAAAATCATTAACCAAAGCCGAGTTGGTACGTATTTCTGCGTGCAAAACAACCAAAACCATTAAAAAGGGCGAGGTTATTTTTGAAGAGGGCGAGGTATTGAATGGTGTGTATTGCATAAAAGATGGTATTTGCAAACTTTCAAAATTAAGCGAAAACGGAAAAGACCAAATTGTAAAAATGGTTGTAAAGGGTGAATTGCTGGGGCAGCGTTCGCTAATTTCCGGTGAAAGCTCAAATTTACAAGCTGTAGCATTGAACGATATGGAAGTTTGTTTTATACCTAAAAGTGAAATCATTGCAGATTTACAGAAAAACCCAAAATTTTCGTTTGATGTTTTGCAGGAAATGGCAAGGGATTTAAAACAGTCTGATGATTTTATAGTCAACATGGCGCAAAAATCGGTTAGACAGCGTTTGGCCGAAACCTTAATTTATATACACGATAGCTTTGGTGTAAACCCAGATAATACACTAAGCATATTACTATCAAGAGAAGACTATGCCAATATTGTGGGTACTGCTACCGAATCTGCAATTCGTGTACTATCGCAGTTCAAAAAAGAAGGGCTTGTTTCTACTACAGGAAAACATATTAAAATTAAAAACTTAGAAGGTTTAAAGCAAGCCAAGTAA